Proteins co-encoded in one Mycobacterium mantenii genomic window:
- a CDS encoding FAD-binding oxidoreductase, with the protein MASYRSIPATSAVRLAKPTSNLFRARTKRDAPGLDTSGLTGVLSVDPETHTADVAGMCTYADLVAATLPYGLSPLVVPQLKTITLGGAVSGLGIESASFRNGLPHESVLEMDILTGAGDLLTTSRTQHPNLFRAFPNSYGTLGYSTRLRIELEPVAPFVALRHVRFRSLPDLVAAMERIIDTGGQGGTPVDYLDGVVFSADESYLCVGRRTNTAGPVSDYTGRNIYYQSIRHDGPGVEATKDDRLTMNDYFWRWDTDWFWCSRAFGVQNPRLRRWWPRRYRRSSVYSKLIAMDRRFGLSDRIETRSIRPPDHPVRERVVQDIEVPVERTCDFLEWFLKEVPITPIWLCPLRLRDHQGWPLYPIRPDHTYVNVGFWSSVPAGATDGATNRMIEAKVGELDGHKSLYSDSFYSREDFDELYGGEAYNAVKKTYDPDSRLLDLYAKAVQRR; encoded by the coding sequence ATGGCAAGTTATCGATCCATTCCGGCAACATCCGCCGTCCGGCTGGCCAAGCCGACGTCAAATCTGTTCCGCGCCCGCACCAAACGTGATGCGCCAGGTCTGGACACTTCCGGGCTGACGGGCGTTTTGAGCGTGGATCCCGAGACCCACACTGCCGACGTGGCCGGCATGTGCACGTACGCCGACCTGGTGGCCGCGACGCTGCCGTACGGTCTTTCGCCGCTGGTCGTCCCGCAGCTGAAGACCATCACCCTCGGCGGTGCGGTCAGCGGGTTGGGCATCGAGTCGGCGTCGTTCCGCAACGGCCTGCCGCATGAATCGGTGCTGGAGATGGACATCCTCACCGGCGCTGGCGATTTGCTCACCACCTCGCGCACCCAGCACCCCAACCTGTTCCGCGCCTTCCCGAATTCCTATGGGACGCTTGGGTATTCAACTCGGCTTCGGATCGAGCTGGAACCCGTTGCCCCGTTCGTGGCGCTGCGGCACGTCCGGTTCCGGTCGCTGCCGGATCTGGTCGCGGCCATGGAACGCATCATCGACACCGGCGGACAGGGCGGGACTCCGGTCGACTATCTCGACGGGGTCGTCTTCAGCGCCGACGAGAGCTACCTGTGCGTGGGCCGACGGACCAACACTGCCGGCCCGGTCAGCGACTACACCGGACGAAACATCTACTACCAGTCCATCCGGCACGACGGCCCGGGCGTGGAGGCCACCAAGGATGACCGGCTGACCATGAACGACTACTTCTGGCGCTGGGACACCGATTGGTTCTGGTGCTCACGCGCGTTCGGCGTGCAGAACCCGCGGCTTCGACGCTGGTGGCCGCGCCGCTACCGGCGCAGCAGCGTCTACTCGAAGCTGATCGCCATGGACCGCCGCTTCGGGCTGTCCGACCGCATCGAGACACGTAGCATCCGTCCGCCGGACCATCCGGTCCGTGAACGGGTGGTGCAAGACATCGAGGTCCCGGTCGAACGGACCTGCGACTTCCTGGAGTGGTTCCTAAAGGAAGTACCCATAACGCCAATCTGGTTGTGCCCGTTGCGTTTGCGTGACCATCAGGGCTGGCCGCTGTATCCGATACGGCCGGATCACACCTACGTCAACGTCGGCTTCTGGTCGTCGGTGCCGGCCGGCGCCACCGACGGCGCCACCAACCGGATGATCGAAGCCAAGGTGGGCGAGCTCGACGGCCACAAGTCCCTGTATTCCGACTCCTTCTACTCCCGCGAGGACTTCGACGAGTTGTACGGCGGCGAGGCCTACAACGCCGTCAAGAAAACCTACGACCCCGATTCTCGTTTACTCGACCTATACGCAAAGGCGGTGCAACGGCGATGA
- a CDS encoding class I SAM-dependent methyltransferase codes for MRETKEPHRSPTGKLSMAEILEVFAATGQHPLKFTAYDGSTAGNEDAELGLDLRTPRGATYLATAPGELGLARAYVAGDLQAYGVHPGDPYQLLKTLTDRVEFKRPPARVLANVVRSMGFERLLPVAPPPQETPPRWRRVADGLMHSKTRDAEAIHHHYDVSNTFYELVLGPSMTYTCAVYPDADATLEDAQQNKYRLIFEKLRLKPGDRLLDVGCGWGGMVRYAARRGVRAIGATLSAEQAKWARQEIADEGLSELAEVRHTDYRDVGEAQFDAVSSIGLTEHIGVKNYPAYFGFLKSKLRTGGLLLNHCITRHDNTSTSFAGGFTDRYVFPDGELTGSGRITCTIQDAGLEVLHAENFRHHYAMTLRDWCHNLVEHWDVAIAEVGLPTAKVWGLYMAASRVAFEQNNLQLHHVLAAKTDARGDDDLPLRPWWTA; via the coding sequence ATCAGGGAGACCAAAGAACCCCACCGCTCGCCGACCGGCAAACTCAGCATGGCCGAGATCCTGGAGGTGTTCGCCGCGACCGGGCAACATCCGCTGAAGTTCACCGCCTACGACGGCAGCACGGCCGGGAACGAAGACGCCGAACTGGGTCTGGATCTTCGCACTCCCCGCGGTGCCACCTACCTGGCCACCGCGCCCGGCGAACTCGGCCTGGCGCGCGCCTACGTGGCGGGTGACCTGCAGGCGTACGGTGTGCATCCTGGTGATCCGTACCAACTGCTCAAGACGCTGACCGATCGGGTCGAATTCAAACGTCCGCCGGCCCGGGTGCTGGCCAACGTCGTGCGTTCAATGGGTTTCGAGCGATTGTTGCCGGTCGCACCACCACCGCAGGAAACCCCGCCCCGCTGGCGCCGGGTCGCCGACGGGCTGATGCACAGCAAGACCCGCGACGCCGAGGCCATCCACCACCATTACGACGTCTCCAACACCTTCTACGAACTCGTGTTGGGTCCGTCGATGACCTACACCTGCGCGGTGTATCCCGACGCCGACGCCACGCTGGAGGACGCTCAGCAGAACAAGTACCGGCTGATCTTCGAGAAGTTGCGGCTGAAGCCGGGCGACCGGCTGCTCGACGTCGGATGCGGGTGGGGCGGCATGGTGCGCTACGCGGCGCGCCGCGGCGTCCGGGCGATCGGCGCCACCCTGTCGGCCGAGCAGGCGAAGTGGGCGCGGCAAGAGATCGCCGACGAAGGACTATCCGAGCTGGCCGAGGTGCGCCACACCGACTACCGCGATGTGGGCGAGGCGCAGTTCGACGCCGTGTCCTCGATCGGGCTGACCGAACACATCGGCGTCAAGAATTACCCCGCCTACTTCGGCTTCCTGAAGTCGAAGCTGCGCACCGGCGGTCTGCTGCTCAACCACTGCATCACCCGGCACGACAACACCTCGACCTCGTTCGCCGGTGGGTTCACCGATCGCTACGTCTTCCCGGACGGGGAGCTGACCGGCTCGGGCCGCATCACCTGCACGATCCAGGATGCCGGTTTGGAGGTGCTGCACGCCGAGAACTTCCGCCACCACTACGCGATGACGCTGCGCGATTGGTGCCATAATCTGGTCGAGCACTGGGACGTGGCGATCGCCGAGGTCGGCTTGCCGACCGCCAAAGTGTGGGGCCTGTACATGGCGGCATCCCGGGTGGCGTTCGAGCAGAACAACCTTCAGCTGCATCACGTGCTGGCGGCCAAGACCGACGCGCGGGGCGATGACGACCTGCCGCTGCGGCCGTGGTGGACGGCGTAG
- a CDS encoding type 1 glutamine amidotransferase, producing MVRIGLVLPDVMGTYGDGGNALVLRQRLRLRGIAAEIVEITLADPVPESLDLYTLGGAEDYAQRLATRHLIKYPGLQRAADRGAPVLAICAAVQVLGHWYETSAGERVDGVGMLDATTSPQGARTIGELATTPLLAGLTERLTGFENHRGGTVLGSAATPLGAVVKGAGNRAGDGFDGAVQGSVVATYMHGPCLARNPQLADLLLSKVVGQLSPLPLPEVDLLRRERLAAR from the coding sequence GTGGTGCGGATCGGGCTGGTGCTGCCCGACGTGATGGGCACCTACGGCGACGGCGGCAACGCGCTGGTGCTGCGGCAGCGGCTGCGGCTGCGTGGCATCGCCGCCGAAATCGTCGAGATCACGCTGGCCGACCCGGTGCCCGAGTCATTGGACCTCTACACGCTGGGCGGCGCCGAGGATTACGCGCAGCGGCTGGCCACCCGGCACCTGATCAAGTACCCGGGCCTGCAGCGCGCCGCGGATCGGGGCGCTCCGGTGTTGGCGATCTGCGCGGCCGTTCAAGTGCTCGGGCACTGGTATGAAACGTCGGCCGGGGAACGCGTCGACGGCGTGGGCATGCTGGACGCGACGACGTCGCCGCAAGGGGCGCGAACCATCGGCGAGCTGGCGACCACGCCGCTGCTGGCCGGCCTGACCGAGCGTCTCACCGGGTTCGAGAACCACCGCGGCGGCACCGTTTTGGGCTCCGCGGCGACGCCGCTGGGGGCGGTGGTCAAGGGCGCGGGCAACCGGGCCGGCGACGGCTTCGACGGCGCGGTGCAGGGCAGTGTCGTTGCGACCTATATGCACGGGCCGTGCCTGGCCCGCAACCCGCAACTGGCCGACCTGCTGCTGAGCAAGGTGGTCGGTCAGCTATCCCCGCTGCCGCTGCCCGAAGTGGACCTGCTGCGCCGCGAACGCCTGGCGGCGCGCTAG
- the leuA gene encoding 2-isopropylmalate synthase, with the protein MTSNPDAFSSIRTIVPPAGPPGRGQPAWNPQRGSSMPVNRYRPFTEEVELIRLPDRTWPDRIIDKAPLWCAVDLRDGNQALIDPMSPARKRRMFDLLVRMGYKEIEVGFPSASQTDFDFVREIITEGAVPDDVTIQVLTQCRPELIERTFEACRGVHRAIVHFYNSTSILQRRVVFRADRAAVQAIATEGARKCVEEAAKYPDTQWRFEYSPESYTGTELEYAKQVCDAVGEIIAPTPDNPIIFNLPATVEMATPNVYADSIEWMSRNLTNRESVILSLHPHNDRGTAVAAAELGYQAGADRIEGCLFGNGERTGNVCLVTLGLNQFSRGVDPQIDFSNIDEIRRTVEYCNQLPVHERHPYGGDLVYTAFSGSHQDAINKGLDQMKFDADAADSDVADMLWQVPYLPIDPKDVGRTYEAVIRVNSQSGKGGVAYIMKADHGLALPRRLQIEFSQVVQKITDGEGGEISPKEMWDAFSEEYLAPILPLERIKQRVDASEEDGGVTRITATVKVNGAETEISGAGNGPLAAFVDALGTVGFDVSVLDYSEHAMSSGEEAQAAAYVEASVGGRTVWGVGIAPSITSASLRALVSAVNRAARA; encoded by the coding sequence GTGACTTCCAATCCCGACGCGTTCAGCTCAATAAGAACCATCGTCCCGCCCGCGGGCCCACCGGGGCGCGGGCAACCCGCATGGAACCCGCAGCGCGGCTCGTCGATGCCGGTCAACCGATACCGGCCCTTCACCGAAGAAGTCGAGCTCATCCGGCTGCCCGACCGCACCTGGCCCGACCGCATCATCGACAAAGCGCCGCTGTGGTGCGCCGTCGACCTGCGTGACGGCAACCAGGCGCTGATCGACCCGATGAGCCCGGCACGCAAACGCCGCATGTTCGACCTGCTGGTCCGCATGGGCTACAAGGAAATCGAAGTGGGATTCCCGTCGGCCAGCCAAACCGACTTCGACTTCGTCCGCGAGATCATCACCGAGGGCGCCGTCCCCGATGACGTCACCATCCAGGTGCTGACCCAATGCCGGCCCGAACTGATCGAGCGCACCTTCGAGGCGTGCCGGGGCGTGCACCGGGCGATCGTGCACTTCTACAACTCGACGTCAATCCTGCAGCGCCGCGTTGTTTTTCGCGCCGACCGGGCCGCGGTGCAGGCCATCGCGACCGAGGGCGCCCGCAAATGTGTCGAGGAAGCGGCCAAATACCCTGATACACAATGGCGTTTCGAATATTCGCCGGAGTCCTACACGGGCACGGAACTGGAATACGCCAAGCAGGTCTGCGACGCCGTCGGCGAAATCATCGCGCCGACGCCGGACAACCCGATCATCTTCAACCTGCCCGCGACGGTGGAGATGGCCACCCCCAACGTCTACGCCGACTCGATCGAGTGGATGAGCCGCAACCTGACCAACCGGGAATCGGTCATCTTGAGCCTGCATCCGCACAACGACCGCGGAACCGCCGTTGCCGCAGCGGAATTGGGCTACCAGGCCGGTGCCGACCGCATCGAGGGCTGCCTGTTCGGCAACGGCGAGCGCACCGGCAACGTCTGCCTGGTGACGTTGGGGCTGAACCAGTTCTCGCGCGGCGTTGACCCGCAGATCGACTTTTCCAACATCGACGAGATCCGCCGCACGGTGGAGTACTGCAACCAGTTGCCGGTGCACGAGCGTCACCCCTACGGCGGGGACCTGGTTTATACCGCGTTCTCCGGCAGCCATCAGGACGCCATCAACAAGGGCCTGGACCAGATGAAGTTCGACGCGGACGCCGCGGACAGCGACGTCGCGGACATGCTCTGGCAGGTGCCGTATCTGCCGATCGACCCCAAGGACGTCGGGCGCACCTACGAGGCGGTGATCCGAGTCAACTCGCAGTCCGGCAAGGGTGGAGTGGCCTACATCATGAAGGCCGATCACGGCCTGGCACTGCCGCGACGGCTGCAGATCGAGTTTTCCCAGGTGGTGCAGAAGATCACCGACGGCGAGGGCGGCGAGATCTCGCCGAAGGAGATGTGGGACGCCTTCTCGGAGGAGTACCTGGCGCCGATCCTGCCGCTGGAGCGGATCAAGCAACGCGTCGACGCTTCCGAGGAGGACGGCGGCGTCACCCGCATCACCGCGACCGTCAAGGTCAACGGGGCCGAGACCGAGATCAGCGGGGCCGGAAACGGCCCGCTCGCCGCGTTCGTCGACGCGCTGGGCACCGTCGGGTTCGACGTCTCGGTCCTGGACTACTCCGAGCACGCGATGAGCTCCGGCGAGGAAGCCCAGGCCGCGGCGTATGTGGAGGCCTCGGTGGGCGGCCGGACGGTATGGGGAGTCGGCATCGCGCCGTCCATCACCTCCGCGTCGCTGCGGGCGCTGGTGTCGGCGGTCAACCGCGCCGCTCGCGCCTGA
- a CDS encoding SRPBCC family protein, giving the protein MGQVSAESTILINAEPAAALAAVADYQNVRPKILSPQYSDYQVLQGGQGPGTVAKWKLQATKSRVRDVQVNVDVAGHTIIEKDTNSSMVINWTVAPAGPGSSVTVKTTWTGAGGVKGFFEKTFAPLGLKRIQGEVLANLKRELEG; this is encoded by the coding sequence TTGGGACAGGTGAGCGCCGAGAGCACCATCTTGATCAACGCGGAGCCCGCGGCAGCCCTTGCCGCCGTCGCGGACTATCAAAACGTCCGCCCGAAGATTCTCTCCCCGCAGTACAGCGACTACCAGGTGCTACAGGGTGGGCAGGGACCGGGCACGGTCGCCAAGTGGAAGCTGCAGGCCACCAAATCACGCGTGCGCGACGTGCAGGTCAACGTCGACGTGGCCGGGCACACCATCATCGAGAAGGACACCAACTCGTCCATGGTGATCAACTGGACGGTGGCGCCCGCCGGACCGGGTTCCAGCGTCACCGTGAAGACCACCTGGACGGGCGCGGGTGGTGTGAAGGGCTTTTTCGAAAAAACCTTTGCGCCGTTGGGGCTGAAGAGGATTCAGGGCGAGGTGCTGGCCAACCTGAAAAGGGAACTGGAGGGCTGA
- the recR gene encoding recombination mediator RecR has protein sequence MFEGPVQDLIDELGKLPGIGPKSAQRIAFHLLSVEPPDIDRLTAVLAKVRDGVRFCAVCGNVSDNERCRICADPRRDGSQVCVVEEPKDVQAVERTREFRGRYHVLGGALDPLSGVGPDQLRIRELLSRIGERVDDVDITEVIIATDPNTEGEATATYLVRMLRDIPGLTVTRIASGLPMGGDLEFADELTLGRALAGRRAMV, from the coding sequence ATGTTCGAAGGACCCGTCCAGGATTTGATCGACGAGCTCGGCAAGCTGCCGGGCATCGGGCCCAAAAGCGCCCAGCGCATCGCCTTCCACCTGTTGTCGGTGGAACCGCCGGATATCGACCGGCTGACCGCGGTGCTGGCGAAGGTCCGCGACGGGGTGCGGTTCTGCGCGGTGTGCGGCAACGTGTCCGACAACGAGCGGTGCCGGATCTGCGCGGATCCCCGCCGCGACGGCTCGCAGGTGTGCGTCGTCGAGGAACCCAAGGACGTCCAGGCCGTCGAGCGCACCCGCGAATTCCGCGGCCGCTACCACGTTCTGGGTGGTGCGCTCGATCCGTTGTCGGGAGTGGGGCCCGATCAGCTGCGCATCCGCGAGCTGCTGAGCCGGATCGGGGAGCGGGTCGACGACGTCGACATCACCGAGGTGATCATCGCCACCGACCCGAACACCGAAGGCGAGGCGACGGCCACCTACCTGGTGCGGATGCTGCGCGACATCCCCGGCCTGACCGTGACGCGGATCGCGTCGGGGCTGCCGATGGGTGGCGACCTGGAGTTCGCCGACGAGCTCACGCTGGGCCGCGCGCTCGCCGGGCGCCGGGCCATGGTCTGA
- a CDS encoding YbaB/EbfC family nucleoid-associated protein, whose translation MQPGGDMSALLAQAQQMQQKLMEAQQQLANAEVHGQAGGGLVSVVVKGSGEVVAVKIDPSVVDPSDVETLQDLIVGAMGDASKQVTRMAQERLGSLAGGFGPPPGQPPAPAPGL comes from the coding sequence ATGCAACCCGGAGGCGATATGTCGGCGCTGCTGGCCCAGGCGCAGCAGATGCAGCAGAAGCTCATGGAAGCCCAGCAACAACTGGCGAACGCCGAGGTGCATGGTCAGGCCGGTGGGGGATTGGTCAGTGTCGTAGTCAAGGGCAGCGGCGAGGTGGTCGCGGTGAAGATCGATCCCTCCGTCGTCGACCCTTCTGACGTCGAGACCTTGCAAGACTTGATCGTCGGCGCCATGGGCGACGCTTCCAAGCAGGTCACCCGGATGGCCCAGGAGCGACTGGGGTCGCTGGCCGGCGGCTTCGGCCCGCCGCCCGGACAACCGCCCGCGCCGGCGCCGGGGCTGTAG
- a CDS encoding Mur ligase family protein has protein sequence MITTRARLALAAGASARWASRVTGRGAGAMIGGLIAMTLDRSVLQQLASGRRTVIVTGTNGKSTTTRMTSAALTTLGAVATNAEGANMDAGLVAALAANRDAPLAALEVDEMHVPHVSDAVEPSVVVLLNLSRDQLDRVGEINVIERTLRAGLARHPRAVVVANCDDVLMTSAAYDSPNVVWVAAGGSWSNDSISCPRSGEVIVRDKGHWYSTGADFKRPSPQWWFDDDTLYGPDGLALPMRLALPGAVNRGNAAQAVAAAVALGADAAAAVAAVSSVDEVAGRYRTVRVDAHEVRILLAKNPAGWQEALSMVDKEAAGVVISVNGQVPDGEDLSWLWDVRFEHFEETAVVAAGERGTDLAVRLGYAGVDHTLVHDTVAAIATCPPGRVEVVANYTAFLQLQRALARHG, from the coding sequence GTGATCACCACCCGTGCCCGCCTGGCCCTCGCCGCAGGAGCGAGCGCGCGCTGGGCGTCGCGGGTGACCGGACGCGGGGCCGGGGCGATGATCGGCGGGCTGATCGCGATGACGCTGGACCGCTCGGTTCTCCAGCAACTCGCCTCCGGACGGCGCACCGTCATCGTCACCGGCACCAACGGCAAATCCACCACCACCCGGATGACGTCGGCCGCCCTGACGACGCTGGGCGCGGTGGCCACCAACGCCGAGGGCGCCAACATGGACGCCGGCCTGGTCGCCGCGCTGGCCGCCAACCGCGATGCGCCGCTGGCGGCTCTGGAAGTCGACGAAATGCACGTCCCGCACGTTTCCGACGCCGTCGAGCCAAGCGTCGTCGTGCTGCTCAATTTGTCCCGCGACCAGCTGGACCGGGTCGGCGAAATCAATGTCATCGAGCGGACCCTGCGCGCGGGCCTGGCCCGCCACCCCCGCGCGGTCGTCGTGGCCAACTGTGACGATGTTCTGATGACGTCGGCGGCCTACGACAGCCCGAACGTGGTGTGGGTGGCCGCGGGGGGGTCGTGGTCGAACGACTCGATCAGCTGCCCGCGCAGCGGCGAGGTCATCGTTCGCGATAAGGGCCACTGGTATTCCACCGGCGCCGACTTCAAACGCCCCAGCCCGCAATGGTGGTTCGACGACGACACCCTCTACGGGCCCGACGGCCTGGCCCTGCCGATGCGGTTGGCGCTGCCCGGCGCGGTCAACCGGGGCAACGCCGCGCAGGCCGTGGCGGCCGCCGTCGCGTTGGGCGCGGATGCCGCGGCGGCGGTCGCGGCCGTCTCGTCGGTCGACGAGGTCGCGGGGCGTTATCGCACGGTCCGCGTCGATGCGCATGAGGTGCGCATCCTGCTGGCCAAAAACCCGGCCGGCTGGCAGGAAGCGCTGTCGATGGTGGATAAGGAGGCCGCCGGCGTGGTCATCTCGGTCAACGGCCAGGTGCCCGACGGTGAAGACCTGTCGTGGCTCTGGGACGTGCGTTTCGAGCACTTCGAGGAAACCGCGGTAGTGGCCGCCGGGGAGCGCGGCACCGACCTGGCGGTGCGTCTGGGGTATGCGGGCGTCGACCACACCCTGGTGCACGACACCGTGGCCGCCATCGCGACCTGCCCGCCCGGGCGGGTGGAGGTCGTCGCCAACTACACCGCGTTCCTTCAGCTGCAGCGAGCGTTGGCGCGCCATGGCTGA
- a CDS encoding Rv3717 family N-acetylmuramoyl-L-alanine amidase: MDLRLSRRVGIKVAVGVLVAASTAIMPTATAVPSNIAGMVVFIDPGHNGSNDGSINRQVPTGRGGTKDCQTSGTATNTGYMEHTFTWDTALRVRAELSALGVRTALSRANDSGLGPCVDERANAANALRPNAVLSIHADGGPPSGRGFHVNYSAPPLNQVQAGPSVQYARIMRDQMQASGIPPANYIGQNGLYGRSDLTGLNLAQYPSILVECGNMKNPADSALMESAEGRQKYADALVRGVAGFLASQGQAR; the protein is encoded by the coding sequence GTGGACCTACGACTGAGCAGACGTGTCGGGATCAAAGTGGCGGTTGGTGTACTCGTTGCTGCTTCGACGGCGATTATGCCGACGGCGACGGCGGTCCCATCCAACATCGCCGGCATGGTGGTTTTCATCGATCCGGGCCACAACGGCTCCAATGACGGCTCCATCAACCGTCAGGTGCCCACCGGCCGCGGTGGCACCAAGGACTGCCAGACCAGCGGGACCGCGACCAACACCGGGTATATGGAGCACACCTTCACCTGGGACACCGCGCTGCGCGTCCGCGCCGAGTTGAGCGCCCTGGGCGTGCGGACCGCGCTGTCCCGCGCCAACGACAGCGGCCTGGGCCCGTGTGTCGACGAACGCGCGAACGCGGCCAACGCCCTGCGCCCCAACGCGGTCCTGTCCATCCACGCCGACGGCGGCCCGCCGTCCGGCCGCGGTTTCCACGTCAACTATTCGGCCCCACCGCTCAACCAGGTGCAGGCGGGCCCGTCGGTGCAGTACGCGCGGATCATGCGCGACCAGATGCAGGCCTCGGGAATCCCGCCGGCCAACTACATCGGCCAGAACGGTCTGTACGGCCGCTCGGACCTGACCGGCCTGAACCTGGCGCAGTACCCGTCGATCCTGGTCGAGTGCGGCAACATGAAGAACCCCGCGGACTCGGCGCTGATGGAGTCCGCCGAGGGCCGGCAGAAATATGCCGACGCACTAGTCCGCGGTGTCGCGGGCTTCCTGGCCTCGCAGGGCCAGGCGCGCTAG
- a CDS encoding DEDDh family exonuclease: MSAVSWGRPASEPDAGWAVVDVETSGFRPGQARIISVAALGLDGDGQVEQSVVSLLNPGVDPGPTHVHGLTAAMLEDQPQFADIVGELAEVLRGRTLVAHNVAFDYAFLAAEAELAETELPVDSVMCTVELARRLDLGIDNLRLETLAAHWGVTQERPHDAFDDALVLTGVLASALKLAREGDIWLPVHPVTKRRWPNGRVTHDELRPLKVLASRMPCPYLNPGPYVGGRPLVQGMRVALAAEVGRTHEELVERILHAGLAYTDAVDRETSLVVCNDPAPEQGKGYLARQLGVPVISDAQFMACVGAVIGGTGMDEFTDASTLDQQLALF, translated from the coding sequence ATGAGCGCGGTGTCCTGGGGTCGGCCGGCCAGCGAGCCGGACGCCGGCTGGGCCGTCGTCGATGTCGAGACCTCGGGGTTTCGGCCCGGCCAGGCGCGCATCATCAGCGTCGCGGCGCTCGGCCTGGACGGCGACGGCCAAGTCGAGCAATCGGTCGTCAGCCTGCTCAACCCCGGGGTGGATCCGGGTCCCACCCACGTGCACGGCCTGACCGCCGCCATGCTGGAAGACCAGCCACAGTTCGCCGACATCGTCGGCGAACTGGCCGAGGTACTGCGCGGCCGCACGTTGGTGGCCCACAACGTGGCGTTCGACTACGCGTTTCTTGCCGCCGAAGCCGAACTGGCCGAGACCGAACTGCCCGTCGACAGCGTCATGTGCACGGTGGAGCTGGCGCGGCGGTTGGACCTCGGGATCGACAACCTGCGGTTGGAGACGCTCGCGGCGCACTGGGGCGTCACCCAGGAGCGGCCGCACGACGCCTTCGACGACGCGCTGGTGTTGACCGGCGTGCTCGCGTCGGCGCTCAAGCTGGCGCGTGAGGGCGACATCTGGTTGCCGGTGCATCCGGTGACCAAGCGCCGCTGGCCGAATGGCCGGGTCACCCACGACGAGCTGCGACCGCTGAAGGTGCTGGCGTCGCGGATGCCCTGCCCGTACCTCAACCCCGGCCCCTACGTCGGCGGCCGACCGCTGGTGCAGGGCATGCGTGTGGCGCTGGCCGCCGAGGTTGGCCGCACCCACGAGGAACTCGTGGAGCGGATCCTGCATGCCGGGCTGGCCTACACCGACGCCGTCGACCGGGAAACCTCGCTGGTGGTCTGCAACGATCCCGCCCCCGAACAGGGCAAGGGCTACCTCGCCCGGCAGTTGGGCGTGCCGGTGATCTCCGACGCGCAGTTCATGGCCTGCGTGGGCGCCGTCATCGGCGGCACCGGGATGGACGAATTCACCGACGCCAGCACGCTGGACCAGCAGCTCGCGCTGTTCTGA